Genomic DNA from Candidatus Margulisiibacteriota bacterium:
TGGAATACGTGAACGTCTGGAAGAAGCCAATGTCCCCAGGATTTTTAAGGGCGTGCCCATTGCTTTTATTACAGGCGGACTTTTATCGCTGTCTTTTATATTGTTTTCATCTTTCTGAAAAAATACAGCGGATAAAGTGTAAAGGAGTTAACAAACGTGTTTGAAATTCTAAGTGTTATTCTTCTGGCTTTGCTTGGTTTGGGCCTGGGCATTTTTTTAGCCTACAGTTCTCAAAAATTTAAAGTGGAAAAAGACCCCAAAATAGAAAAATTGGAGGAAGCGCTGCCCGGGTCAAATTGCGGTGCCTGCGGTTATCCCGGATGTTCCGGTCTGGCTGAAGCTCTGGCCAAGGGCGAGGCAGCTTATGATGCGTGTAAAGCGGGAGGCTCAACTACAGCAGATAAAGTTTGTGCAGTTCTGGGTAAAGATATACAAAATGAAAAGAGCGAAAAACAATTTGCCTATATTCGTTGTAAGGGAATGGGAAAAGATGTGGCTAAAGAAAAATTTACCTATATAGGCATTGATTCCTGTTTAATGGCCATGCAAACCGGTGGTGGCTGGAAAGAGTGTTCTTACGGTTGTCTGGAGTTGGGTGATTGTGTGAAAGCCTGTATTTTTGATGCCTTGAAAATTAATAAACAGGGTTATCCGGAAGTAAATGTGGCCAAATGCACAGCCTGTGGTCTGTGTGTTAAAGCCTGCCCCAAGAATTTAATAACAATGATCGGACTGAAAGACAAGACCTATCTGGTTGGATGCCAGTCAAAAGACAAAGGCAGCGTTGTTAGAAATGTTTGTAAAATTGGCTGTATCGGCTGCGGTCTTTGTGTAAAAGCCTGTAAATACCATGCCATTAAACTGGAAAACGCTTTGGCGGAAATTGATCAGACCAAATGCAAGTTTTGTGGAGAGTGCGTAAAGGTTTGTCCGCAAAAGACTATTGATTGCCTGGATGCACCGTTATGTGTTGATACCGCAAGTAAAAAAAGTGATGCTTGTGCTGCCTGCGGAGTTTGTAAGTAATCAGTTATCCGAAGATTTTTTTTACCGCATTGCTTAATACATCTTCTTGTATGGGTTTGATGATATAGTCGATTGCGCCTGCTTCCAGCGCCTCAATGATCGTATTCTGGTCGCCGATATTGGTGAGCATAATGACCTTGGCTTGTTTGTTGATTTGTATAATTTCTTTAAGCGCCTCTATCCCATCCTTTAAGGGCATCGTAATATCGAGAATTGTCAGGTCGGGTTTCTTTAATTTGAATAGCTCTACAGCCATTACCCCGTTATCTGCTTCAATAATTTCATGATTAAGATTTTTTAAAATATAGGTTACGCGCATCCTTACCAGCTCTGCGTCATCCACTACCAGGATTTTTGCCATTGTCTGTAAAACCTCCTCCTCAGGCAGATTGTTTTCAATAAAATAATACAACAAATGAATGCTTTTATCTATGCCACAGGTTTTTTTTGGGATAAACTATTATTATGAAGTATTTCAAAGGTTCTTTATACTTTTCAGTGGTTGTATTTTTTTTGGTTT
This window encodes:
- a CDS encoding RnfABCDGE type electron transport complex subunit B, which encodes MFEILSVILLALLGLGLGIFLAYSSQKFKVEKDPKIEKLEEALPGSNCGACGYPGCSGLAEALAKGEAAYDACKAGGSTTADKVCAVLGKDIQNEKSEKQFAYIRCKGMGKDVAKEKFTYIGIDSCLMAMQTGGGWKECSYGCLELGDCVKACIFDALKINKQGYPEVNVAKCTACGLCVKACPKNLITMIGLKDKTYLVGCQSKDKGSVVRNVCKIGCIGCGLCVKACKYHAIKLENALAEIDQTKCKFCGECVKVCPQKTIDCLDAPLCVDTASKKSDACAACGVCK
- a CDS encoding response regulator, giving the protein MAKILVVDDAELVRMRVTYILKNLNHEIIEADNGVMAVELFKLKKPDLTILDITMPLKDGIEALKEIIQINKQAKVIMLTNIGDQNTIIEALEAGAIDYIIKPIQEDVLSNAVKKIFG